A DNA window from Streptomyces sp. 71268 contains the following coding sequences:
- a CDS encoding MBL fold metallo-hydrolase, producing MFFVDTLQFEGLGNRSYLAGGPGAAVVIDPPRDVDQVIAAAARRGVRIAFVAETHVHNDYVSGGLELARVTGAQYLVPAGAHVRFARTPVADGDTVTVDEGLVLRAIATPGHTPHHTSYALTEDGRGVAAFTGGSLLIGTVGRPDLVEPRLTEQLARAQHASVRRLVGELDDDVPVLPTHGFGSFCSSSQAEGDTTTIGKERTTNDALTSDVDTFVTRMLAGLDDVPAYYAHMGPANAAGPAPVDLTPPRRADAEELASRLAAGEWVVDLRSRTAFAEGHVAGSFNFEGEGKLATYLAWLIPWGKPVTLLAETPERVAEAQRELARVGIDRPAAAATGDPATWVREGEKLASFPRARFADLAHVRERGERVVVLDVRRTAEREGGFVHGSVHIPVHELHGRVSEVPPGTVWVHCAGGMRAAIAASLLDAAGRDVVAVDDGFDSATEAGLPLARPDATG from the coding sequence CGTTGACACCCTGCAGTTCGAGGGTCTGGGCAACCGCAGCTACCTGGCCGGCGGCCCCGGGGCCGCGGTGGTCATCGACCCGCCGCGCGATGTCGACCAGGTCATCGCCGCGGCGGCCCGCCGCGGGGTGCGTATCGCTTTCGTCGCCGAGACTCATGTGCACAACGACTACGTCAGTGGCGGCCTGGAGCTGGCCCGCGTCACCGGCGCCCAGTACCTGGTGCCGGCCGGGGCCCACGTGCGGTTCGCCCGTACCCCCGTCGCCGACGGGGACACGGTGACGGTGGACGAGGGCCTGGTGTTGCGTGCGATCGCCACCCCCGGGCACACCCCGCACCACACCTCCTACGCCCTGACCGAGGACGGGCGCGGTGTGGCGGCGTTCACCGGTGGCTCGCTGCTGATCGGCACCGTGGGCCGCCCGGACCTGGTGGAACCGAGGCTCACCGAGCAACTGGCCCGCGCCCAGCACGCCTCCGTGCGTCGACTGGTGGGCGAGTTGGACGACGACGTGCCGGTGTTGCCCACCCATGGCTTCGGCAGTTTCTGCTCCTCGTCCCAGGCCGAGGGGGACACGACCACCATCGGCAAGGAGCGGACGACCAACGACGCGCTCACTTCGGACGTCGACACGTTCGTCACCCGGATGCTCGCCGGGCTGGACGACGTACCCGCCTATTACGCGCACATGGGACCGGCCAACGCGGCGGGCCCCGCGCCGGTCGACCTCACGCCACCGAGGCGGGCGGACGCCGAGGAACTCGCCTCCCGGCTGGCCGCCGGGGAGTGGGTGGTGGACCTGCGCAGCCGTACGGCCTTCGCCGAGGGGCACGTGGCCGGGTCGTTCAACTTCGAGGGCGAGGGCAAGCTCGCCACCTACCTGGCCTGGCTCATCCCGTGGGGCAAGCCCGTCACCCTGCTCGCGGAGACGCCCGAGCGGGTGGCCGAGGCGCAGCGGGAGCTCGCGCGGGTGGGCATCGACCGCCCGGCCGCCGCCGCGACGGGTGACCCGGCTACCTGGGTCCGCGAGGGCGAGAAGCTGGCTTCCTTCCCGCGCGCCCGCTTCGCCGACCTCGCCCATGTGCGCGAGCGCGGCGAGCGGGTGGTTGTGCTGGATGTGCGCCGGACAGCCGAGCGGGAGGGCGGATTCGTCCACGGCTCGGTGCACATTCCGGTCCACGAGCTGCACGGCCGCGTCAGCGAAGTGCCGCCCGGGACGGTGTGGGTGCACTGCGCCGGCGGCATGCGTGCCGCGATCGCGGCCTCCCTCCTGGACGCGGCCGGCCGCGACGTGGTCGCCGTCGACGACGGTTTTGACTCGGCCACCGAGGCGGGGTTGCCCCTCGCCCGTCCCGACGCCACCGGCTGA
- a CDS encoding sulfite exporter TauE/SafE family protein → MSVLILALIAGAVVGLALGALGGGGSVLAVPALIYLLGFTPAAATTASLIIVTATSLTALYAHARTGDVRWKAGALFAAAGLLPAATAGAVASRLPQPVLTAAFAAVAALAAGAMLRPGRAITGPSADGPRPARSAGAGVGLGALTGLLGVGGGFLTVPALVTVLAFEMRAAVGTSLLVISANSLASLATRGATATGVDWAVIGPFAGAAILGARDGKRLATKVTGARLRRVFAVVLLAVAAFMLIDALT, encoded by the coding sequence GTGAGCGTGCTGATCCTGGCCCTGATCGCGGGGGCCGTGGTCGGACTCGCGCTCGGCGCGCTGGGCGGGGGCGGCAGCGTCCTGGCGGTGCCCGCACTGATCTACCTGCTCGGCTTCACCCCGGCCGCCGCCACCACCGCCAGCCTGATCATCGTCACCGCCACCTCCCTCACCGCCCTGTACGCCCACGCCCGCACCGGTGACGTCCGTTGGAAGGCCGGCGCCCTGTTCGCGGCGGCCGGGCTCCTGCCCGCCGCGACAGCCGGAGCCGTCGCGTCCCGCCTGCCGCAGCCCGTGCTGACCGCGGCGTTCGCGGCCGTCGCCGCGCTCGCCGCCGGCGCGATGCTCCGCCCCGGCCGCGCCATCACCGGCCCGTCGGCCGACGGGCCACGGCCCGCCAGGTCGGCCGGCGCCGGCGTCGGCCTGGGCGCGTTGACCGGTCTGCTCGGCGTCGGTGGGGGCTTCCTCACCGTCCCGGCCCTGGTCACCGTGCTGGCATTCGAGATGCGGGCCGCCGTCGGCACCAGCCTGTTGGTCATCTCGGCGAACTCGCTGGCCTCCCTGGCCACTCGGGGTGCCACCGCCACGGGTGTCGACTGGGCGGTGATCGGCCCCTTCGCCGGGGCGGCGATCCTCGGAGCCAGGGACGGTAAACGCCTGGCCACCAAGGTCACCGGCGCTCGGTTGCGGCGCGTCTTCGCCGTCGTACTGCTGGCCGTGGCGGCCTTCATGCTCATCGACGCCCTCACCTGA
- a CDS encoding metal-sensitive transcriptional regulator: protein MELAMAAEELKTVVNRLRRAQGQIAGVIKMIEEGRDCEDVVTQLAAASRALDRAGFAIIATGLQHCLTDADMAASGDREQMRARLEKLFLSLA from the coding sequence ATGGAGCTGGCGATGGCGGCTGAGGAACTGAAGACGGTGGTCAACCGGCTGCGCCGGGCGCAAGGCCAGATCGCCGGCGTGATCAAGATGATCGAGGAAGGACGGGACTGTGAGGACGTGGTCACGCAGCTCGCGGCGGCGTCCCGGGCGTTGGACAGGGCGGGTTTCGCGATCATCGCGACCGGGTTGCAGCACTGCCTGACCGATGCGGACATGGCCGCCTCCGGTGATCGGGAGCAGATGCGTGCCCGGCTGGAGAAGCTGTTCCTTTCGTTGGCCTGA
- a CDS encoding rhodanese-like domain-containing protein gives MIPTALTADQASARLHELTVIDVRTPGEYVSGHLPGAHNIPLDHLDAALPALRTATDRGDLLVVCASGARSAQACRHLAGHGIAAATLTGGTTAWAHLGHDIHRPADTRAPWAMDRQVRLVAGSLVLTGLIAGRRWNPARWLSAGVAGGLVFSALTNTCGMAKILAKLPHNQPRPSDLDATLTALAG, from the coding sequence GTGATACCTACCGCCCTCACCGCCGACCAGGCCAGCGCCCGTCTGCACGAGCTGACCGTCATCGACGTGCGCACCCCCGGCGAATACGTCTCCGGCCACCTGCCCGGCGCCCACAACATCCCCCTCGATCACCTCGACGCCGCCCTGCCGGCCCTGCGGACCGCCACCGACCGCGGCGACCTCCTCGTCGTGTGCGCCTCCGGCGCCCGCTCCGCCCAAGCCTGCCGACACCTGGCCGGTCACGGCATCGCCGCCGCCACCCTCACCGGCGGGACCACCGCCTGGGCGCACCTCGGCCACGACATCCACCGTCCCGCCGACACCCGCGCCCCCTGGGCCATGGACCGTCAGGTCCGCCTCGTCGCCGGTTCCCTCGTGCTGACCGGCCTCATCGCCGGACGACGCTGGAACCCGGCCCGCTGGCTCTCCGCGGGCGTCGCGGGTGGCCTGGTCTTCTCCGCCCTCACCAACACCTGCGGCATGGCCAAGATCCTCGCCAAACTCCCTCACAACCAACCCAGGCCCTCCGACCTGGACGCCACCCTGACCGCCCTGGCCGGCTGA
- a CDS encoding helix-turn-helix domain-containing protein, with the protein MGASTPRPGVPVRGSESGRPVMAALDLLGRRWTMRILWELSHAPTGFRELQRRCERMSSSVLSTRIEELTGARLLTLDGDGYRLTPLGQDLVESLSPLAAWSRRWAEEMGPATTEGQE; encoded by the coding sequence ATGGGAGCCAGCACGCCACGTCCGGGTGTGCCAGTCCGGGGGTCTGAGTCGGGCCGTCCGGTGATGGCCGCACTCGACCTGCTCGGACGGCGTTGGACGATGCGGATCCTGTGGGAACTGAGTCACGCTCCGACCGGCTTCCGCGAGTTGCAGCGCCGATGCGAGCGCATGTCCTCCAGCGTGCTCAGCACCCGGATCGAGGAACTGACCGGCGCCCGCCTGCTCACCCTGGACGGCGATGGCTACCGCCTCACCCCACTCGGCCAGGACCTCGTCGAGTCACTGAGTCCCCTGGCCGCCTGGAGTCGACGCTGGGCCGAGGAGATGGGACCCGCGACGACGGAAGGCCAGGAATGA
- a CDS encoding DUF1330 domain-containing protein produces MPKGYWVSVYRTISDPEKLAAYNRLTPPAVRAEGGRTLAVGGRVEARDAGIAERTVLVEFDSFERAVAAYESAAYQKALVALADGVERDFRIVEGVD; encoded by the coding sequence ATGCCCAAGGGTTACTGGGTCAGCGTCTACCGCACCATCTCCGACCCCGAGAAGCTGGCCGCCTACAACAGGCTGACCCCTCCGGCCGTCAGGGCCGAGGGCGGTCGGACCCTCGCGGTCGGCGGCCGGGTCGAGGCGCGGGACGCCGGAATCGCCGAGCGCACCGTCCTGGTCGAGTTCGACAGCTTCGAGCGGGCCGTCGCGGCGTACGAGAGCGCGGCCTACCAGAAGGCGCTGGTCGCCCTGGCCGACGGCGTCGAGCGCGACTTCCGCATCGTCGAAGGCGTCGACTGA
- a CDS encoding Rid family hydrolase, giving the protein MSTDQRSITNPPALHDPTLFGYSHAVSAPGEVVFIGGQYASDATGAPVPGDFAAQVELAFDRLRSALEGVGLGYEHVVRLGTFIVDHDLDKLEVLGKVVHARFGDRLPAQTLSGVASLALPGMLFEVDAVAVRP; this is encoded by the coding sequence ATGAGCACTGATCAGCGCAGCATCACCAACCCGCCCGCCCTTCACGACCCGACGCTGTTCGGGTACAGCCATGCCGTCTCGGCGCCCGGCGAAGTCGTCTTCATCGGCGGGCAGTACGCCTCGGACGCCACCGGTGCCCCGGTGCCCGGTGACTTCGCCGCGCAGGTGGAGTTGGCCTTTGACCGGCTGCGGTCGGCGTTGGAGGGGGTCGGTCTCGGTTACGAGCACGTGGTTCGCCTCGGTACGTTCATCGTCGACCACGACCTGGACAAGCTGGAGGTCCTCGGCAAGGTGGTGCACGCCCGGTTCGGCGACCGGTTGCCGGCCCAGACGCTGAGTGGCGTCGCCTCTCTCGCGTTGCCGGGGATGCTGTTCGAGGTGGACGCGGTGGCCGTCCGGCCCTGA
- a CDS encoding vanadium-dependent haloperoxidase: MSRSPDGRPGGATPRRRTVLLGLTAGAATALTTGLPLARAADAPYEPVLYWSKILEGAVKATGGAPGPAARAAAIMHLAMYDAANSLVPIGRPYLAKQPVLGTASLNAAIATAAYTALRALYPSGSFDGNYGFALSQDTSSQTDKDKGAAVGRGAAQALVQARANDGEATTVTYIPDGVPGSWRTTGSGPAVTPHWGGVKPFAESSTPGQFRPGPPGGFATYQDLLRSSQYAEQLQEVRVFGGHSSTAQTTVVRTPEQSDIGRFWANDLDGTYKPTSQLYQHTRIIARKRTLTPTQNARLFAVLSIALADAAVAAWDAKYNTPIDLWRPVSAINRADEDGNPATTPDPAWRPLSSGLDGSSYTPAFPAYVSGHATFAGAWGSVLRTYFATDDIAFSATTDGGTATRRFNTLSAAVDENAISRIYLGVHYRWDAEQGLVTGENVARHVTATYL; encoded by the coding sequence GTGTCCAGATCTCCTGACGGCAGACCGGGCGGCGCCACACCGCGCCGCCGCACCGTCCTCCTCGGCCTCACGGCCGGGGCCGCCACCGCGCTGACCACCGGCCTGCCGCTGGCCCGCGCCGCGGACGCGCCGTACGAGCCCGTCCTGTACTGGAGCAAGATCCTTGAGGGCGCCGTCAAGGCCACCGGCGGGGCACCCGGGCCCGCGGCGAGGGCGGCGGCGATCATGCACCTGGCGATGTACGACGCGGCGAACTCGCTCGTCCCCATCGGCCGCCCCTACCTGGCGAAGCAGCCGGTGCTGGGCACCGCCTCGCTCAACGCGGCCATCGCCACCGCCGCGTACACCGCCCTGCGCGCCCTCTACCCCTCCGGTTCCTTCGACGGGAACTACGGCTTCGCCCTGTCCCAGGACACCAGTTCCCAGACGGATAAGGACAAGGGCGCCGCCGTGGGCCGGGGCGCGGCCCAGGCACTGGTCCAGGCCCGCGCGAACGACGGGGAGGCGACCACGGTGACCTACATCCCCGACGGCGTCCCCGGGTCCTGGCGCACCACCGGCTCGGGCCCGGCCGTCACCCCGCACTGGGGTGGGGTGAAACCCTTCGCCGAGTCCTCCACCCCCGGGCAGTTCCGGCCCGGCCCTCCGGGCGGCTTCGCCACCTACCAGGACCTCCTGCGCAGCAGCCAGTACGCCGAACAGCTCCAGGAGGTACGGGTCTTCGGTGGACACTCCAGTACGGCCCAGACGACGGTGGTGCGCACCCCGGAGCAGAGCGACATCGGCAGGTTCTGGGCCAACGACCTCGACGGCACCTACAAGCCCACCTCGCAGCTCTACCAGCACACCCGCATCATCGCGCGCAAGCGGACGCTGACGCCCACCCAGAACGCGCGACTCTTCGCCGTCCTGTCGATCGCCCTCGCGGACGCGGCGGTCGCCGCCTGGGACGCCAAGTACAACACGCCGATCGACCTGTGGCGGCCGGTGTCCGCCATCAACCGCGCCGACGAGGACGGCAATCCGGCCACGACCCCCGACCCGGCCTGGCGCCCGCTCTCCTCCGGCCTGGACGGCTCCAGCTACACGCCCGCCTTCCCCGCCTACGTGTCGGGCCACGCCACGTTCGCCGGTGCCTGGGGCAGCGTCCTGCGGACCTACTTCGCGACCGACGACATCGCGTTCAGCGCGACCACCGACGGCGGCACCGCCACCCGGCGGTTCAACACGCTCTCGGCCGCCGTCGACGAGAACGCCATCAGCCGCATCTACCTCGGCGTCCACTACCGGTGGGACGCCGAACAGGGCCTGGTCACCGGCGAGAACGTCGCCCGCCACGTCACCGCCACCTATCTCTGA